A window of Kwoniella newhampshirensis strain CBS 13917 chromosome 9, whole genome shotgun sequence contains these coding sequences:
- a CDS encoding nucleoside diphosphate kinase gives MSTTEQTYIMIKPDGVQRGLVGDIIARFEKRGFKLVALKLATPTKEHLEKHYADLSSKGFFPRLIEYMMSGPVVCMVWEGLDAVKTGRVMLGATNPLASAPGTIRGDYALQVGMNVCHGSDSVENGQKEVELWFPEGINQYKLAAQAWIYEA, from the exons ATGTCCACCACTGAGCAGACTTACATCATGATCAA GCCCGACGGTGTCCAGCGAGGACTCGTCGGCGACATCATCGCCCGATTCGAGAAGCGAGGcttcaag CTCGTCGCCCTCAAGTTGGCCACTCCCACCAAG GAGCACCTTGAGAAGCACTACGCCgacctctcttccaaggGTTTCTTCCCCCGTCTCATTGAGTACA TGATGTCCGGCCCTGTCGTCTGCATGGTCTGGGAGGGTCTCGATGCCGTCAAGACCGGTCGAGTCATGCTCGGTGCTACCAATCCCCTCGCCTCTGCTCCCGGTACTATCAGGGGTGACTACGCGCTCCAAGTCGGCATG AACGTCT GCCACGGTTCCGACTCTGTTGAGAACGGTCAGAAGGAGGTTGAGCTTTGGTTCCC CGAGGGTATCAACCAGTACAAGCTCGCTGCTCAGGCTTGGATCTACGAGGCTTAA